In Drosophila santomea strain STO CAGO 1482 chromosome 2L, Prin_Dsan_1.1, whole genome shotgun sequence, a single window of DNA contains:
- the LOC120443893 gene encoding lipase 1, which produces MSQAIWFLLVLGCCEVLGGYMEDNYPASVIEDAHLNTIQLLKKYKHPAETHQMTTDDKYILTLHRIPRPGAKPVLLVHGLEDSSSTWISMGPESGLGYFLYANGYDVWMGNVRGNRYSKGHVKLNPNTDKSYWSFSWHEIGMYDLPAMIDGVLQKTGYQKLSYFGHSQGTTSFYVMASSRPEYNAKIHLMSALAPVAFMKHMKAPLMGMARMGMNMFSENFEMFPHSEIFLNHCLSSASMLRTCMRFYWQIVGMNREEQNMTMFPVVLGHLPSGANLKQALHYLQLQKSDRFCQYEYEPKENQKLYGRSTPPDYRLERISAPVALYYGSNDYLAAVEDVQRLAKVLPNVVENHLYRKWNHMDMLWGVSARRSIQPRILQVMQYWEAGGVAKDATTGSPVEEDVPQPTTVTPIEAGDPEEQEEAGSDQGNEEYEGHVEGTEQLEATTSPTGEL; this is translated from the exons ATGTCACAAGCAATCTGGTTTCTCCTGGTGCTCGGGTGCTGCGAGGTTTTGGGTGGCTATATGGAGGATAACTACCCGGCGAGCGTGATTGAGGATGCCCACCTGAACACG ATACAACTGCTGAAGAAGTACAAGCATCCAGCGGAAACCCACCAGATGACCACGGATGATAAGTACATCCTAACCCTCCATCGCATACCTCGACCTGGGGCCAAGCCAGTACTGCTGGTTCACGGACTAGAGGACTCCTCTTCCACGTGGATCTCGATGGGTCCAGAAAGTGGCCTGGGTTACTTCCTCTACGCCAATGGCTACGACGTCTGGATGGGTAATGTCAGGGGGAATCGCTACTCCAAGGGCCATGTGAAACTCAACCCCAATACGGACAAGTCCTACTGGAGCTTCTCCTGGCACGAGATAGGCATGTACGATCTACCAGCGATGATCGATGGTGTTCTGCAGAAAACGGGTTACCAGAAGCTGAGCTACTTCGGTCACTCCCAGGGAACCACCTCGTTCTATGTGATGGCCTCCAGTAGACCCGAGTACAATGCGAAGATCCATCTGATGAGCGCCCTAGCCCCCGTGGCCTTTATGAAGCACATGAAGGCACCACTCATGGGCATGGCTCGCATGGGCATGAACATGTTTAGCGAAAACTTTGAGATGTTTCCGCACTCGGAAATATTTCTCAACCATTGCCTTTCCTCTGCCTCCATGCTGAGGACCTGCATGCGATTCTACTGGCAGATTGTGGGAATGAATCGGGAGGAGCAAAATATG ACCATGTTCCCTGTGGTTTTGGGCCATCTTCCCAGTGGCGCCAATCTTAAACAAGCGCTCCACTACCTCCAACTGCAGAAATCCGATCGTTTCTGCCAGTACGAATACGAGCCCAAGGAGAACCAGAAGCTCTACGGACGTTCCACTCCGCCGGATTACCGCCTCGAAAGGATCAGCGCTCCGGTTGCCCTGTACTATGGCAGTAATGACTACCTGGCGGCCGTGGAGGATGTGCAGCGATTGGCTAAAGTGCTGCCCAATGTGGTCGAGAACCACCTGTACCGTAAATGGAACCACATGGACATGCTCTGGGGCGTCAGTGCAAGGCGTTCGATTCAGCCCAGGATTCTGCAGGTGATGCAGTACTGGGAGGCAGGAGGAGTAGCTAAGGATGCCACCACCGGCTCACCCGTGGAGGAGGATGTGCCCCAGCCGACAACGGTGACTCCTATCGAGGCAGGAGATCCGGAAGAGCAGGAGGAAGCTGGCAGTGACCAGGGAAATGAGGAATATGAAGGTCATGTAGAAGGAACTGAGCAGCTTGAAGCTACCACCAGTCCTACCGGGGAACTATAG